GCGGAAGCGTCAATCGCGCGTTATGCACCAGCTCGAAGAAGAGTGTGGATGACCCGATGCGCCCGAGGCCGCGGGCTTGACGGAACCGGCGTTGCGGAAGCCGTCAGCCAAGGCGTTACGCCTTTGTCGCCGCCCGGTTGAACCTCGCAATCGCGCGCCCATACCTATTGAGCAGGTCGGTTGCGTTACGCCAGCAGCAGGCCGATCAGTCCGATCAGTCCTGCGGCGATCCCGACGGCAAGCAGGGCATCGTCGATCGCGATGTCCTTCGGGATGAGGAGGTGGGTTCGCGGTGGCTTGTCGATCATGGGCCGGATTGAGCGCCATCCAGCGACATCGATCTGTGATCGGGATCACATCAAGCTGAAGGCAAACCCATCAAGGAACGGTTCGAGCGACGGTAGGTTGATCACGTAAATGGACAAAGACGAAGACGACGACGTAAACACGGGAACGGCGATGGCTCAGAATCAGCGACGCGACGGATCCGACCGGCTCTGGCTGAAGTCCCTAATCGAATCGTTCGAGGCTTCGTCCTGCAGCGATGGTCGATCCCCACCCTGCGACCGGGAGCTGCTGCAGGCCGCGCGTGCGCATCTGTCGATTCGCAAGGGGCCCCACGATAGTGAGGGCAAAGGACGCTTGGTCCACGCTGCCTGAGTCCAGGGCGCGCGGTGGCGAACCCGGTCGTCGGACCGCGCACAGTCGCGCCGGCACGGCCCATCGATGATCCGATCGCGCGGCTGGTATGCGACTATCCGCTAGGACGAAACAGCGCCATCTCCTCCCTTCCAATCATTCTCCAATCGGCTAAAAGAGCTGCGCCGCGGGCGCGGCTTTGAATGCATTGGAGGATTGAATGACGAGCCGAGCGCTCATTTCAGCGGCGGTGATGCTTCTGATCGCCTCCATCATGCCCCCGGCGCGGGCGCAGAACCTCGAAGCCGGCAAGACTCCGGCCCAGCTTTTCGCAGCGACTTGCGCCGTCTGCCACAAAGGCGCGCGCGGTCTCGTCCGCTCCGTCCCGCCCAACTCTCTGGCTTCGTTTCTGCGGCAGCACTACACGACCAGCAGCGACATGGCTTCGTTGCTCGCAGCCTATCTGATCTCCAACGGCGCGACCGACACCCGCTACAGGCAGAACGACGTCAGGACTGATCCCGGCCAGCAGGACGGCCGACCGGGTCGCAGGCCGCGTGCGCAGGAGGCCGCGAAGCCCGAGGCGGGCAAACCCGAGGCTGCCAGGCCCGAGGCCACGGCGCCGGCCGAGGAGGGCACGCGCCGCAACCGACACAGCAAGCGGCCGCCGAAGCCGGAGGCGGACAAACCCGCCGAAGGGGCTGCCGCGGAGACCGCTGCGCCCGCAGAGCAACCGCCCGCGAAGGATCACCGCAAGCAGAGCCGGAAGGACAAGCCGGCGAAGAATGCGCCTGCGGGCGCCGAGGCGGCCAAGGGCGAAGCTGCGAAGCCAGCGCCAGCCGCCAGCGAACCGACTGCAGCGAAGCCTGATGCTGCGAAGCCGGGACCTTCCGCATCTGAAACTTCAAAGCCGGAGACTGTAAAACCGGAGACTGTAAAACCGGAGGCTGCAAAGCCGGAGACGTCGAGCTCCGACGCCTCCAAGCCCGGTGTGTCGACATCGGATGTCGCCAAGCCGGACATGCCGAAGGCCGACGACATCAAGCGCGAGCCGCCGAAATCCGACACGTCGAAGCCGGAAGCCGCGCCGGCGGCGCGGGCCACGACGCCGGACGAGGTGCCACTGCGCGCCGATCCGGTTCCTGCGGTGACGCCCGCGCCGAAAGCGGCCGACACGCCACCGGGGTCCGGGACGGCTCCGCAGACGAAGCCGGCCGAGTCGCCTGCGTCGACGGGCACGCCCGCGCCGACGACTAACGCACCGGCCCCGGCGGTCGCTCCCAGCAGCGAGCCTTCCGTCACCGTGACGCCGGTCCCGCCGCCGTCCGATCAAGGCAGTGCGCCGGATGTACCGATCTCACGGTAGTCCGGCTCATCCTGAACGCAACAAGCCCTCTCAACGCAAAAGAGCCCGGCGTGAATGCCGGGCTCTTCGCTGAGATGCGCGACCGACGAGTGCTTACTGCTCCACCGGCTGTTCTTCGTCGTCCTGCACTGCGTCCGGATCGAAGAATTCGCCGGCCGCGGCGATCGCCTCGGCGGCTGCGTCCTGATCTTCACGACGGGTCGAGATATCTTCGCCGCGGTTGATCCGCTCGGCTTCTTCGGCGCTGCGCGCCACCGTCACCGACACGCCGACTTCGACCTCCGGATGCACTGCAACCTCGATGGCGTGCTTGCCGATCGTCTTGATCGGCGCATCGAGCAGGATCTGGCTGCGGCTGATCATGACGCCTTCGGCTTCGAAGCTCGTGACGATGTCACGCACCGAAACCGAACCGAACAGCTGACCGGTCTCCGACGCCTGGCGGATGACGATGACGTTGTGACCGTCGATCTTCTCCGCGACCTTCGCCGCTTCGGCCTTGGCGGCGATGTTGCGCGCCTCGAGGTCGGCCTTCATGTGCTCGTATTTGTCGCGATTAGCCGCGGTCGCGCGCAGCGCCTTGCCGCGCGGCAGAAGGAAATTACGGGCGTAACCGTCCTTGACGCGAACCAACTCGCCCATTTGGCCGAGCTTGGCGACGCGTTCCAGCAGAATGACTTCCATATTGTTCTCCTCGTGTCGTTGGATAAGGGACGAAATCAGGTAGTGGGCGGCGGCGGCATCGATCGGCGCTGGTAGTAGCGCTGCCGAAAGCCGAAGGCGGCGTCGCCGATGCCGAGAGCCATCAGGCCGATCGCAGGCCACAGGAAGATCAGCACCAGCGCGTAGGTAGAACTCAACAGAAAGCCGCGATGGCGGGCGGTCATCGTCAACGTGTGCAGCGTTGCGGCACCGGTCAGCCCATAAGCGACCAGCAGCGCGGCGCTGACGGTCTTGCCGATCAATCCGGCGATTCCGCCGGCAAAGCTGAGGCCGAGCGCGAGTGACAGCACCGCCAGAGTCATCGCCGGCAGCGCCACCGTGCGCAGATCGGGCCGTGGCCGGGTCAGCCGGCCGGAGGTCGCGGTGATCTTGGCGGCGAGCCAAAGATTCAGCGTCAAGGTCAGCATCGCGACGGTGGCGGCGGCCGGCGGCGCGACGGCGACCAGCGCGTCGATCAGCTTGTCGGTATCGGCGGAGTCGCGCGGGCTCAGCGCCCGTTGCAATCCGCTGCGCAGGCCTTCGCTGATGGTCGCGCCGTCGGTGCCCAGCGTCAGCATCGCGGCCATCGTGGTCAACGCGGCGAAGCCGGCCAACCACACCACGATGCGGCCGACCGGGTACCACTCCAGCGCGCCGGGCGGGGGTGCATCGGACGCTTCGGCTGGCCGCGCCAGCATCGCGAGGCGGCCGAGCCAGTAGGCCGGCGCCACGACGGTGACGATGAAGGCGATGGCATAGGAGAAACTGAAGATCGCGGCGAGCCCTGCGGCGCCGAGCAGTCCGCCGGCCGCGGCGCCGACGGCGCCCCAGCCGAGCGCGGCCACCATCAGCGGTAGCGGCGCCAGATAGAACAGAATCAGGGAGATCAACGCGCCCGAGACGATCGAGGCGAACATCAGCGCCGAGGCGCAGCCTGCGGCAATCGCGATCAGGATCTGGATCATCATCAGCTGTCCCGCTCCTTTCGAGCGGTTAGAGGCGGTTCGCCCCAACCATCGGCATCCGGACGAGCGGAGCCTTATGACTTACGACAACGGGTGGAAACCCGCGGCGCGGACGCCGCGGGTGAGAGATCAGCGAATGACGTAGGGCAGCAGGCCGAGGAAACGGGCGCGCTTGATGGCGCGCGCGAGTTCGCGCTGCTTCTTGGCGGAGACAGCGGTGATGCGGCTCGGCACGATCTTGCCGCGCTCGGAGACGTAACGCATCAGCAGCTTGGAATCCTTGTAGTCGATCTTCGGCGCATTCGGGCCCGTGAACGGGCAGGTCTTGCGGCGGCGGAAGAACGGACGGCGGGCACCTGCTTCAGCCATGATTCTTACTCCTCGCTCGCTGCGGCAGTGTCGGCGTCTTCACGCGGACGGCGCGGACCCCGGTCACCCCGGAAGCCGCCGCCCTCGCGGTCGCCACGGCCTTCACGGTCGCCCCGGAAGCCGCCCTCGCGGGGGCCACGGTCGTCGCGTTCGCGGTCACGATCGGCCTTGCGCATCATCGCCGAGGGGCCTTCCTCGTGCTCATCGACGCGGACCGTCAGATAGCGGACGATGTCCTCGTTGATGCGCTCCTGGCGCTCGATCTCGGAGACCACCGCGGAGGGGCCGTCGATGTTGAGCAGCACGAAATGCGCCTTGCGGTTCTTGTTCATGCGGTAGGTGAGGGAACGCAGTCCCCAGGCTTCGGTCTTGGTGACCTTGCCGCCGAGACCTTCGATCACGCCGGTGATCTGGGTGGTCAACTCTTCCACCTGCTGGGTGCTCGCGTCCTGGCGCGCGAGAAAAACATGCTCATAAAGAGGCATGATGGTCCTTTCCATGTTGGCGCAGAACCGGCGGCAAGCCCTTCGAACCCTTCGGAAAGGACTCGACTGCTCAGAAGGCGGGAGCACGGGACGACGAGCCGACTGGCTCTGCCGCATCAATTTCGCCAGAAAGGTGAAAATGCTGAGACCGTCCGTTCAGCTCCCGGCCGGGATCTGCGGATGCGCGGGTTATACGTATTTTTGTCGCAATGGCAAGGGTCGGACCGGTGTCCGGCGCCATCGACCTCAGGAATCAACCTTGTCGGCGTGTGCCGCGGACCAAACCCGGCGCGCCGCGCGGGCGTCGGCATCCGGCATTGGAACCAGCCCGATCGCGTCGTCGCGGGCACCGCAGTGGACAACGACGCCTCTGCCGCGCCGCTTGGCCTCGTACATTGCGTGATCGGCCGATCGCAACAGGTCGTCGGCAGTCGGGCCGTCGTTGGGGAAAGTGGCGCTGCCGATGCTGACGCCGATGCTGAGCGGGGTGTCTTGGCCGAGGTCGAAGGGCTGGGCGATCCGCGCGATCACCCGCTCGGCGATCGGCGCGCTTTCCATCGCCGAGACAGCCGGAAGCAGGATCACGAATTCGTCGCCGCCGACCCGGAAGATGAGGTCGTGATCGCGCACGCAACTGCGCAGCCGTTCGGCCACCACCACCAGCACAGCGTCGCCGACCGCATGGCCGTAGCCGTCATTGGCGGCCTTGAAGCCGTCGAGGTCGAGGCAGAGCACCGTCAGAGGCTGATCGTCCCGTCCTGGCGCGCCCCTCGCGTCGCGGAGCAACTCGTCGAAGCGCCGATGCTGCATGGTCCGGTTCGGCAGGCCAGTGAGCTGGTCGTAGTTCGCCAGCCATTTGTTTTCCCGCTCCGAAAGAAACAGATGGAGCAGAACATCGTAGTTCTCGAACAGAAGGAGAGCCATTCCGGCTCCCCAGCCCGGAATGAGCAGCGCGATCAGGTAGGTCTGCGCAATCGGCGAAAACACCATCGCCACCGTGTATGGCAGCACCAGAATGCAGATCAGGGCGATGCCGTAGCGCGGCGTGCCGGCATGTCGGGAGGAGATGGCCCCGGAAAGCCCCGCGATGACGATGCCGGTCAGCAGAATCAAAGGTCCTTGACCCGTCAGGACGCAGAGCGTGCAGCCGACCGAATAGTTGAGCGCCCAGGCGAGCCCGAGGTAGATTGGCAGTCCGTCGGCGGGCCGATCGGACGCGTGTGCTGTGCTCATCCTTCGCGCGACACTGTAGCGCGCAATGCCGAAGGCCACCTCGAACGCAATCCAGGCATAGGCCCAGGTCTTCCCCGTCAACAGCGCCGCGATGATCGTGAACATCGTCGTCGACAGCATGGCCATCAGCAGCGTGCGCGTCTTGGTCTGACTTTGCAGCAGCAGGCGGCGCAGGATGGCGTCGGGTTGCGGTCTGGGACCGTTGATCAGCCATCGGATCAGGCGCGTCTCGACGATCGGCCCCCCGGCGTTGGCTGCTTCGATGAAGTTGAGTTTGGGATTGTTCACGCGGCGCATCAGGTGAGTTGTTTGGTGTTATCCCAAAGGCTATTCCCCAAATTGTTTATAGGTACTTTTCGCAGGTGCGGAAGATTTCGCCGGGGGCTCGACAGGGTGAAGAATTCATTGCCGAATGCCCCCAGGTCCGCGCCCCTTCCGCCGCCGCCGGGCAGGAATTCCATCCGGCTCCGCGCACGAATCGGCGACTGCGAAGCAGCCGGGCCGGCCGGGCTCTTGCGCTGCGGATTTGCGCGGTCAACTTGACACGACATGCCCGCGCGGTGTCTTACGGCGCCACTTCAGACAGGTTCAGGAACGCAGATGACGGCAGCATTCACATTCCCAGGGCAGGGCTCGCAGGCGGTCGGCATGGGCAAGGCGCTGGCCGATGCCTTTCCTGCGGCAAAGGCGGTGTTCGACGAGGTCGACGCCGCGCTCGGCGAAAAGCTGACGGCGACCATCTGGGAAGGGCCGGCAGAGACGCTGCAACTCACCGAGAACGCCCAGCCGGCGCTGATGGCGGTGTCGCTCGCCGCGCTGCGGGTGCTCGAAAGCGAGGCCGGGATCTCGGTTGGACGCGATGCGGCCTTCGTCGCCGGGCATTCGCTGGGTGAATATTCGGCGCTGGCAGCCGCGGGCGCGCTGACGGTCAGCGATACCGCTCGGCTGCTGCGCATCCGGGGCCGTGCGATGCAGAAGGCCGTTCCGGTCGGCGTCGGCGCGATGGCCGCGCTGCTCGGGCTCGACTACGAGGCCGCCGTGGCGGTCGCGAGCGAAGCGGCCCAGGGCCAGGTTTGCCAGGCCGCCAACGACAATGGCGGCGGACAGGTCGTGGTCTCCGGCCACAAGGAGGCGGTGGAGCGCGCCGTCGAGATCGCCAAGGGCAAGGGCGCCAAGCGCGCGATGCTGCTGCCGGTGTCGGCGCCGTTCCATTGCGCCCTGATGCAGCCCGCGGCCGAGGCGATGGCGGAAGCTTTGGCGGGTGTGGCGATCCAGTCGCCCGCCGTGCCGCTGGTTTGCAACGTTCTGGCCGCGCCGATTACCGACCCGGATGAGATTCGCCGCCGGCTGATCGAACAGGTCACCGGCACCGTGCGTTGGCGCGAGTCAGTGGCCTATATGGCTGGCCACGGCGTCAGCCGTTTTCTCGAGATCGGCGCCGGCAAGGTGCTGAGCGGACTGGTCAAGCGGATCGCCGACGGCGCGACCGGCGTCGCGATCGGCAATCCCAACGATATCGCGGCCGCCAAGGACGCACTCACGGCCGGGCGTTCGGCGTAACCGGCGGCGAAGGAGACGACATGTTCGATTTGACGGGACGAACCGCGCTGGTCACCGGCGCGACCGGGGGCATCGGCGGCGCGATCGCGCAGGCCCTACATGGCCAGGGCGCGACGGTGGCGATCTCCGGGACGCGGCGCGAGGCGCTGGACACGCTGGCGGCGAAGCTCGGCGAGCGCGTTCACGTGCTGCCGTGCAATCTGTCGGATGCGGCCGAGGTCGAGGCGCTGGTGCCGGCGGCGGCCGAGGCCATGGGCCAGCTCGATATTCTGGTCTGCAATGCCGGCATCACCCGCGACAATCTCTTCGTGCAGTTGCGTGACGAGGATTGGGACGAGGTCATCAAGGTCAACCTCACCGCGACGTTCCGGCTGACGCGGGCCGCGACCAAACTGATGATGCGCAAGAAATTCGGCCGCATCATCGCGATCACCTCGGTGGTCGGCGTCACCGGCAATCCGGGGCAGGGCAACTACACGGCGTCCAAGGCCGGGCTGATCGGCATGATCAAGACGCTCGGCGCCGAATACGCCAAGCGCAACGTCACCGCCAACTGCATCGCGCCGGGCTTCATCGCCACGCCGATGACCGACGTCCTCAACGACAAGCAGCGCGAAACCATTCTCGGCAAGGTGCCGGCCGGACGGCTCGGCACCCCGGAGGACATCGCCGCTGCGGCAGTGTATCTCAGTTCGAACGAGGCCGCTTACGTCACCGGTCAGACCATCCACGTCAATGGCGGGATGGCCATGATCTGATTCCGGCGGCACGCCGCTGCAAGTCCGTTGCATCGCAAGCGGGGCTTGCGGCGGGGGGACCGCGTGTTGTGGTCAATGCATCGGAAGTATGATAACCGGACCACCGGCGGATAGGCAAAGAAGGCCATTGCAGGAAGTCCAAACCCTGTATATTGCCGATGGGGACCCGCCGCTTCGGGCGGTCGGGTTTCGACCTCGGGGACGGGGCAAAATCAGTACACTATCGCGATTGCGACTGGAACTTAGCGAGTTTGACGCACCACGATGGCTCGTATCGTCTGTCGGTCGGGTCGGAACAACGGGGTTAGAGAGAATGAGTGAGATTGGCGAGCGGGTTAAGAAGATCGTGGTGGAGCACCTCGGTGTCGAGCCGGAGAAGGTGGTCGATGGCGCCAGCTTCATCGATGATCTCGGCGCCGACAGCCTCGACACCGTCGAACTCGTGATGGCGTTCGAAGAAGAGTTCGGGTGCGAAATTCCCGACGATGCCGCCGAGACGATTCTCACCGTCGGCGATGCCACCAAGTTCCTCGAGAAAAACGCGAAGAGCTGACGCCCTGCGCGGTGACGATGGAGCCGGACGGACCGTGATGAACGGTCCACCGGCTTCTTGCTTTGGACCGCGCATTCTGGCCCGGAGTACGGAAAATGAGACGTGTCGTCGTCACAGGCCTTGGCATGGTTTCGCCGCTCGGCTGTGGCGTCGATTCGACCTGGAGCCGGATTCTCAAAGGCGAAAGCGGCGCGCGCAAGATCGACGCTTTCGATGTTTCCGATCTGACCAGCCAGATCGCCTGCATCATCCCGCGTGGTGACGGCACCGACGGCACC
The DNA window shown above is from Rhodopseudomonas palustris HaA2 and carries:
- the rplI gene encoding 50S ribosomal protein L9, whose amino-acid sequence is MEVILLERVAKLGQMGELVRVKDGYARNFLLPRGKALRATAANRDKYEHMKADLEARNIAAKAEAAKVAEKIDGHNVIVIRQASETGQLFGSVSVRDIVTSFEAEGVMISRSQILLDAPIKTIGKHAIEVAVHPEVEVGVSVTVARSAEEAERINRGEDISTRREDQDAAAEAIAAAGEFFDPDAVQDDEEQPVEQ
- the rpsR gene encoding 30S ribosomal protein S18, whose protein sequence is MAEAGARRPFFRRRKTCPFTGPNAPKIDYKDSKLLMRYVSERGKIVPSRITAVSAKKQRELARAIKRARFLGLLPYVIR
- the rpsF gene encoding 30S ribosomal protein S6 — encoded protein: MPLYEHVFLARQDASTQQVEELTTQITGVIEGLGGKVTKTEAWGLRSLTYRMNKNRKAHFVLLNIDGPSAVVSEIERQERINEDIVRYLTVRVDEHEEGPSAMMRKADRDRERDDRGPREGGFRGDREGRGDREGGGFRGDRGPRRPREDADTAAASEE
- a CDS encoding GGDEF domain-containing protein; its protein translation is MRRVNNPKLNFIEAANAGGPIVETRLIRWLINGPRPQPDAILRRLLLQSQTKTRTLLMAMLSTTMFTIIAALLTGKTWAYAWIAFEVAFGIARYSVARRMSTAHASDRPADGLPIYLGLAWALNYSVGCTLCVLTGQGPLILLTGIVIAGLSGAISSRHAGTPRYGIALICILVLPYTVAMVFSPIAQTYLIALLIPGWGAGMALLLFENYDVLLHLFLSERENKWLANYDQLTGLPNRTMQHRRFDELLRDARGAPGRDDQPLTVLCLDLDGFKAANDGYGHAVGDAVLVVVAERLRSCVRDHDLIFRVGGDEFVILLPAVSAMESAPIAERVIARIAQPFDLGQDTPLSIGVSIGSATFPNDGPTADDLLRSADHAMYEAKRRGRGVVVHCGARDDAIGLVPMPDADARAARRVWSAAHADKVDS
- the fabD gene encoding ACP S-malonyltransferase; amino-acid sequence: MTAAFTFPGQGSQAVGMGKALADAFPAAKAVFDEVDAALGEKLTATIWEGPAETLQLTENAQPALMAVSLAALRVLESEAGISVGRDAAFVAGHSLGEYSALAAAGALTVSDTARLLRIRGRAMQKAVPVGVGAMAALLGLDYEAAVAVASEAAQGQVCQAANDNGGGQVVVSGHKEAVERAVEIAKGKGAKRAMLLPVSAPFHCALMQPAAEAMAEALAGVAIQSPAVPLVCNVLAAPITDPDEIRRRLIEQVTGTVRWRESVAYMAGHGVSRFLEIGAGKVLSGLVKRIADGATGVAIGNPNDIAAAKDALTAGRSA
- the fabG gene encoding 3-oxoacyl-[acyl-carrier-protein] reductase, whose protein sequence is MFDLTGRTALVTGATGGIGGAIAQALHGQGATVAISGTRREALDTLAAKLGERVHVLPCNLSDAAEVEALVPAAAEAMGQLDILVCNAGITRDNLFVQLRDEDWDEVIKVNLTATFRLTRAATKLMMRKKFGRIIAITSVVGVTGNPGQGNYTASKAGLIGMIKTLGAEYAKRNVTANCIAPGFIATPMTDVLNDKQRETILGKVPAGRLGTPEDIAAAAVYLSSNEAAYVTGQTIHVNGGMAMI
- a CDS encoding acyl carrier protein — protein: MSEIGERVKKIVVEHLGVEPEKVVDGASFIDDLGADSLDTVELVMAFEEEFGCEIPDDAAETILTVGDATKFLEKNAKS